A region of Dioscorea cayenensis subsp. rotundata cultivar TDr96_F1 chromosome 5, TDr96_F1_v2_PseudoChromosome.rev07_lg8_w22 25.fasta, whole genome shotgun sequence DNA encodes the following proteins:
- the LOC120261492 gene encoding uncharacterized protein LOC120261492, which yields MAFTRFSWWVLGGKDNEPAAPVSSPPSSSLELGLELGFRERDSLKFPSSSRRVKRKWQSREERKVDREYDIVIVPSDGGCMSGSESDDSDWSIGWLEPHSADFNTDTESENSFAVLVPCYGRGRGTVPVEESPKHHHLLGGVDFTNAYSPSESKKYIEQWLSSLQNF from the exons ATGGCGTTTACGAGGTTTTCTTGGTGGGTGTTGGGTGGGAAGGACAATGAACCGGCGGCACCGGTGAGCTCGCCGCCGAGTTCGTCCTtggaattagggttagaattGGGGTTCCGAGAGCGGGACTCATTGAAGTTCCCTTCCTCTTCAAGAAGGGTTAAGAGGAAGTGGCAGAGCAGGGAGGAGAGGAAGGTGGATAGGGAATATGACATTGTCATCGTGCCCTCCGATGGAGGCTGCATGTCGGGGTCTGAGTCTGATGATTCCGATTGGTCCATTGGCTGGTTGGAGCCCCACTCAGCTGACTTCAACACTGACACTGAATCTGAGAACAGTTTTGCGGTGCTTGTGCCTTGCTACGGACGTGGGCGTGGCACCGTGCCGGTGGAGGAAAGCCCCAAGCATCACCACTTGCTGGGTGGTGTCGACTTCACAAATGCATACTCACCTTCTG AGAGCAAGAAGTATATAGAACAGTGGCTATCTTCTCTTCAGAACTTTTGA